The following DNA comes from bacterium.
CTGACCTCAGATTCAGGAAATTCAAAACTCCGTGAAGGCTTCATTTCGCCTTTCATGATAGCATCGCCTTGTTTAACACTTTCAAGTAATTCCTCAAACATTTCTTGTTTCATATAAATTCCCTTTTTACAATTTTTCTCAATTGTCTGAGTTGTTCCCCCGTTAAATCATCCTGCTCACTTTTGGGATAAGCATAAAGCAAAATGATGGTATCCTGGGATACAAACCAATAATAGATGACCCTGATACCGCCTCTCTTCCCATGTCCTCCACCAGACCATCGGAGTTTTCTTAGTCCTCCACTTGCCGATATTATTTTTCCAATATCGGGTCTATTTAACACATAAGATTGTAAAAGTCGATATTCTTCGTCAGACATTAATTCCTGGATTCGTCTTGTGAATATCGGAGTTTCTATTATGACCATATATTGAGTTCCCTAATATATTTTCATCCATGCGTCAGGTGATTATCATAGCCTAACAAGGAAATAACTTGTTAGATTACCCTTTCTTCCCTTCTTCCCTTATTTTAAACTTCTAATCTGAGAATCTAACTCCTGATACTGCCGTAACAATTCCTCGTTATCTTCTTTTAATTGAGCAATTGCTTTTTGGATTTCAAGTTTCTTTTTTCTTAGATTATTTTCTTTTATCTTTTTAATATATTCATTAATTAGTTTTTCTTTTTCTACGCCAAAGTCTTTTTGAAGTAAGAGGTAAGTAATTAAATCTTTTGCTTTTTCATCTACTAAATCAATTATTTGCGGTGGAC
Coding sequences within:
- a CDS encoding type II toxin-antitoxin system RelE/ParE family toxin encodes the protein MVIIETPIFTRRIQELMSDEEYRLLQSYVLNRPDIGKIISASGGLRKLRWSGGGHGKRGGIRVIYYWFVSQDTIILLYAYPKSEQDDLTGEQLRQLRKIVKREFI